Proteins from a single region of Tepidimicrobium xylanilyticum:
- a CDS encoding L-cystine transporter, translated as MNGTFYIIINITIMAVLIYILLYLRRKRVSFTVRVMLALICGIAFGAALQLIYGAGSQIVNSSNTWFDVIGTGYIRLLRMIVIPLIFISIVNAIISQDSKNLGKMAAQIIAILIITTAISAFVGAGVAKAFNLTSEGLVAGEKEQQAGLGLEQRLEDFQSKPIQQQLIEIIPINPFYAMTGQGSSATLSVVFFAAVVALAAIGIRKSKPEAAESFVNLINILHAIVMRMVTMVLRLTPYGVLALMTRFVSNSDFSEIARLIQFVIASYVALAIMFVIHMAILMVFGLNPISYVRKSAPVLMFAFSSRSSAGTLPLTINNQVRNLGVADGHANLAGSLGTSIGQNGCAGIYPAMLAVMIAPTVGINPMAPAFLIKLIIITALASFGIAGVGGGATFAALTVLSAMGLPVGLVGLLIAIEPLIDMGRTLLNVSGSMLAGVLSSKFMGELDTEIYNSRKIEEV; from the coding sequence ATGAATGGAACTTTTTATATAATTATAAATATCACCATAATGGCAGTCTTAATTTATATCCTGCTATATTTAAGGAGAAAAAGGGTTTCTTTTACGGTTAGAGTAATGTTAGCTCTAATATGTGGAATAGCTTTTGGAGCAGCTCTTCAGTTGATATATGGAGCAGGGTCCCAAATTGTAAACAGTTCTAATACTTGGTTCGATGTAATAGGTACAGGTTATATTAGACTATTAAGAATGATTGTAATACCTTTAATATTCATATCCATTGTTAATGCCATAATTAGTCAGGATTCAAAAAACCTAGGGAAGATGGCCGCTCAAATTATTGCAATTCTAATAATTACTACAGCTATATCTGCCTTTGTAGGAGCAGGAGTGGCTAAGGCATTTAATTTAACCTCAGAAGGGCTTGTGGCAGGAGAAAAGGAACAACAAGCAGGCCTAGGATTAGAGCAAAGATTAGAGGATTTCCAGTCGAAACCGATTCAACAGCAGCTAATAGAGATTATACCTATTAATCCTTTCTATGCTATGACTGGCCAAGGCAGTTCTGCAACTCTATCCGTTGTGTTTTTTGCTGCTGTAGTAGCTTTAGCAGCTATAGGCATCAGGAAAAGTAAACCGGAAGCTGCAGAAAGCTTTGTTAATTTAATAAATATATTACATGCCATAGTTATGAGAATGGTTACAATGGTATTAAGACTTACCCCTTATGGAGTTTTAGCCTTAATGACTAGATTTGTATCAAATAGCGATTTTTCAGAAATAGCCAGACTAATTCAATTTGTGATTGCTTCCTATGTAGCCTTAGCTATTATGTTTGTGATTCACATGGCCATACTGATGGTATTTGGATTGAACCCCATATCCTACGTTAGGAAATCTGCACCTGTATTAATGTTTGCCTTCTCCTCCAGATCATCGGCTGGGACACTGCCTTTGACTATAAATAATCAAGTAAGAAATCTTGGGGTAGCCGATGGGCATGCAAATTTAGCAGGTTCATTAGGAACTAGTATAGGACAGAATGGATGTGCAGGCATATATCCTGCCATGTTGGCGGTAATGATTGCACCTACAGTGGGTATAAATCCAATGGCGCCTGCTTTCTTGATTAAACTTATTATTATAACTGCATTAGCCTCTTTTGGAATAGCAGGAGTGGGAGGAGGAGCTACCTTCGCAGCCTTAACTGTATTATCAGCTATGGGACTTCCAGTAGGGTTGGTCGGATTGTTAATAGCCATTGAGCCATTAATAGACATGGGTAGAACCCTATTAAACGTTAGCGGTTCCATGTTGGCGGGAGTACTTTCAAGTAAATTCATGGGAGAATTGGATACAGAAATATATAATAGCAGGAAAATAGAGGAAGTTTAG
- a CDS encoding bactofilin family protein: MFSKKVEKNMDIDSLFGENIKFTGKVEGKGNLRIDGIIEGDIEYEGDVIIGETGRVKGNIRCDNTSLSGTVEGNIVVKGKLTIHPTGKLIGDVEISTLIIHENAFFEGHCKMNKGKTKKDIKEVKETHKELG, encoded by the coding sequence ATGTTTAGTAAAAAAGTTGAAAAAAATATGGATATCGATTCTCTATTTGGTGAAAATATTAAATTCACTGGTAAAGTTGAAGGTAAAGGCAATTTAAGAATTGACGGAATTATAGAAGGGGATATTGAATACGAAGGAGATGTAATTATCGGTGAAACGGGTAGAGTAAAAGGAAATATCCGTTGTGATAATACGTCATTATCAGGAACCGTAGAAGGAAATATTGTGGTTAAAGGAAAATTGACCATACACCCTACAGGAAAGCTGATAGGCGATGTAGAAATCTCTACTCTAATAATCCATGAAAATGCCTTCTTTGAAGGTCATTGTAAGATGAATAAAGGTAAAACTAAAAAGGATATTAAGGAAGTTAAGGAAACACATAAAGAGCTGGGATAA
- a CDS encoding IS3 family transposase, with product MLKTKMFYSKKFKTLEKLREKIIQYIKFYNEKRFQKGLGCVAPLEYRNMHPNVYKF from the coding sequence ATATTAAAGACTAAAATGTTTTACAGTAAGAAGTTTAAAACACTTGAAAAATTAAGGGAAAAAATAATTCAATATATAAAATTTTACAATGAAAAAAGATTTCAAAAAGGATTAGGATGCGTGGCTCCTTTAGAATATCGAAACATGCATCCTAATGTGTATAAATTTTAA
- a CDS encoding DUF1294 domain-containing protein, producing MKILSNFNNKEVALLTYIFIINLIAFVVMGLDKIRARKDGWRIREITIMILALLGGATGVLSGMVIFKHKINKNRFSVGIPLILLLNKLLNLIMFNYLR from the coding sequence ATGAAGATATTATCTAATTTTAATAATAAGGAAGTTGCCCTTTTAACATATATATTTATAATAAATCTTATAGCTTTTGTTGTAATGGGATTAGACAAAATTAGAGCAAGGAAAGATGGCTGGAGAATTAGAGAAATTACAATAATGATTCTAGCATTGTTAGGAGGAGCAACCGGTGTATTATCAGGTATGGTTATATTTAAGCATAAAATTAATAAAAATAGGTTTTCTGTCGGCATACCATTGATTTTGTTATTAAATAAGTTATTAAATCTAATAATGTTTAATTATTTAAGATAA
- a CDS encoding peptidoglycan DD-metalloendopeptidase family protein, giving the protein MGKKNSRISIMIIPHTEKVRRLTVPSWVPKVFFIAIITTIINVSLAFNKIYTSHMSLEEEYKEKISIINKLEEENKNKEVELSKLKSQNKKLYEKTNEVEEKLAEIEKLQREVEKLVGIKSPSRGGGLDDNLSREITEPVAELQVLKEVLEDKEKELIAFIDDVEKQLQYLETVPSLWPAKGKLTSKFGNRKNPFGRGIQFHYGIDIANSTGTDIRAAGSGKIIFSGYKTGYGYTIIIDHGNGYKTYYGHNSKLLVNKGDKVEKGQVIAKMGSTGRSTGPHLHFEIHKSDKPIDPLTVLK; this is encoded by the coding sequence ATGGGGAAGAAGAATTCTAGAATTTCTATTATGATCATCCCCCATACTGAAAAAGTGAGAAGGTTAACGGTTCCCAGTTGGGTGCCTAAAGTTTTTTTTATTGCTATAATAACCACTATAATAAACGTATCTTTAGCCTTTAACAAAATTTACACATCCCATATGAGTTTAGAAGAAGAATACAAGGAAAAAATATCCATCATCAATAAGCTTGAAGAAGAAAATAAAAATAAGGAAGTAGAATTATCAAAGCTTAAATCACAGAATAAGAAATTATATGAAAAAACTAATGAAGTAGAAGAAAAATTAGCTGAAATAGAAAAATTACAGAGAGAAGTAGAAAAATTAGTAGGCATAAAAAGTCCTTCCCGAGGAGGGGGATTGGATGATAATCTATCTAGGGAAATAACGGAACCAGTAGCGGAACTACAGGTTTTAAAAGAAGTACTAGAAGATAAGGAAAAGGAATTGATAGCTTTTATTGATGATGTAGAAAAACAACTTCAGTATCTGGAAACAGTTCCTAGCCTATGGCCTGCTAAAGGCAAATTGACTTCTAAATTTGGTAATAGGAAAAACCCCTTTGGAAGAGGGATTCAATTCCATTATGGAATTGATATTGCCAATTCAACAGGTACTGATATTCGAGCTGCAGGTAGTGGAAAAATAATATTCTCAGGATATAAAACTGGTTATGGTTACACTATAATCATAGACCATGGTAATGGATATAAAACCTATTATGGACATAATAGCAAACTATTGGTAAATAAAGGCGATAAGGTGGAAAAAGGACAGGTTATAGCAAAGATGGGCAGTACAGGAAGAAGCACTGGACCTCACCTCCATTTTGAGATACATAAAAGTGATAAACCCATCGATCCGTTAACCGTTCTTAAATAA
- a CDS encoding M3 family oligoendopeptidase, whose product MNMRWSLNELYTSFDSEEYQGDLQKFDEGLGSFIQWADKNLKSPDNPQEKITEYLNRLIELSTLVSKLMAYPCLISSVEANNELALKYLDKLQVQYSKFTQPSVQFQKFISTLDNLDEIINSSPFLREHEFYLNETKKKAQYLLSEKEEVLISKMKNTGSNAWSNLQGVLSSTLLVDIEIDGKPKQLPLPVVRNMAFDKDPNIRQKAYEAELKSYDKIAKSSAAALNGIKGEVLTISEMRGFKSPLEETLFKSRMDEETLDAIIRAIEEYLPIFHKYYRKKGELLGHRNGLPFYDIFAPIGNAIKSYTYEEARKFIVVNFRTFSDRLADFADNAFENRWIDAEPRDGKRGGAFCFNLYPIKESRILANFNGSLSNVITLAHELGHGYHGLCIQEESILNSSYPMPLAETASIFCETIVMNAVLNEASPEEQLSILESSLQDAGQVIVDIYSRFLFEKELFERRKEHSLSVNELKEIMIESQKKAYGNGLDENYLHPYMWINKPHYYYGERNFYNFPYAFGLLFSKGLYVEYLNDKKNFVKRYDDFLRATGKNNIVDVAKLMGIDVHSPDFFKDSLKLIEKDIDKFIDLIENRK is encoded by the coding sequence ATGAATATGAGATGGAGTTTAAACGAGTTATACACCTCTTTCGATTCAGAAGAATATCAAGGAGACTTACAAAAATTTGATGAAGGATTGGGTAGTTTCATCCAATGGGCTGATAAAAACCTTAAATCCCCTGATAACCCTCAAGAAAAAATCACCGAGTACTTAAATAGGTTGATAGAACTATCCACATTAGTTTCGAAATTAATGGCATACCCCTGCCTTATTTCCAGCGTTGAAGCTAATAATGAATTGGCTTTAAAATATCTAGATAAATTACAAGTACAATATTCTAAATTTACCCAACCTTCCGTCCAATTTCAAAAGTTTATAAGCACCCTGGATAATTTAGATGAGATAATAAATTCATCCCCCTTCCTAAGGGAACATGAATTTTATCTAAATGAAACTAAGAAAAAAGCTCAATATTTACTCAGCGAAAAGGAAGAAGTACTTATCTCAAAGATGAAAAATACTGGATCTAACGCTTGGTCAAATCTTCAAGGTGTTTTAAGCTCTACACTACTAGTGGACATAGAAATCGACGGTAAACCTAAGCAGTTGCCCTTGCCTGTAGTTAGAAATATGGCTTTTGATAAGGACCCAAATATACGACAAAAAGCCTATGAAGCTGAATTGAAATCCTATGATAAAATTGCCAAATCTTCTGCTGCAGCTTTAAACGGAATTAAGGGAGAAGTCTTAACTATTTCAGAAATGAGAGGGTTTAAATCTCCTTTAGAAGAAACTTTGTTTAAATCAAGAATGGATGAAGAAACCCTAGATGCTATAATAAGAGCTATAGAAGAATATTTGCCCATATTCCATAAATATTATAGAAAAAAAGGAGAACTATTAGGCCATAGGAATGGATTGCCTTTCTACGATATATTTGCCCCTATAGGGAATGCGATAAAATCCTATACCTATGAAGAGGCAAGAAAATTTATCGTTGTTAATTTTAGAACCTTTAGCGATAGGTTAGCTGATTTTGCTGATAATGCCTTTGAAAATAGATGGATAGATGCAGAACCAAGGGATGGTAAAAGAGGTGGGGCCTTCTGTTTTAACCTATATCCAATTAAAGAGAGTAGAATACTTGCCAACTTTAATGGTAGCTTAAGCAATGTAATTACTTTGGCTCATGAGTTAGGACATGGATATCATGGATTATGCATACAGGAAGAAAGTATTTTAAACAGCAGTTACCCTATGCCCTTAGCAGAAACTGCTTCCATATTCTGTGAAACCATCGTAATGAATGCAGTCCTAAATGAAGCAAGCCCTGAAGAACAATTAAGCATATTAGAATCTTCCCTGCAAGATGCGGGACAAGTAATTGTAGATATATACAGTAGATTCCTCTTTGAAAAGGAATTGTTCGAAAGAAGAAAGGAGCATTCCCTATCCGTTAATGAATTAAAGGAAATAATGATTGAATCCCAGAAAAAAGCTTATGGTAATGGATTAGATGAAAACTATCTTCACCCCTATATGTGGATAAATAAACCTCATTATTACTATGGAGAGCGTAATTTCTATAATTTCCCCTATGCCTTTGGATTATTGTTCTCTAAAGGACTATATGTAGAATATTTGAATGATAAGAAAAATTTCGTAAAAAGGTATGATGACTTCCTTAGGGCTACTGGTAAGAACAATATAGTAGATGTGGCCAAATTGATGGGAATAGATGTTCATTCACCAGATTTCTTCAAAGATTCCTTAAAGTTAATTGAAAAGGATATCGACAAGTTTATTGATTTAATCGAAAATAGAAAGTAG